The proteins below come from a single candidate division KSB1 bacterium genomic window:
- a CDS encoding site-specific integrase, giving the protein PFSPNALCQVFSRIYIAAGIRGATSHSGRRTFITKLASKGVSVKVLMELAGHKHLSTTQRYIEVNDQMLKEAVELV; this is encoded by the coding sequence AGCCATTCTCTCCCAACGCGCTATGCCAGGTGTTCAGCCGTATTTACATTGCAGCAGGCATAAGAGGCGCAACAAGCCACAGTGGCCGTAGAACATTCATTACGAAACTCGCAAGCAAGGGTGTCAGTGTAAAAGTACTTATGGAACTCGCAGGTCATAAGCACTTAAGTACGACACAGCGATATATTGAAGTGAATGACCAAATGCTGAAAGAGGCGGTTGAGCTGGTGTAG